GGCCTTCACCCGGACAACGATTTTGCCCGGTTCGGCAACCGGGTCGGCGATCTCCTCGATGACGAGGCTGGAGGGCGGACCGAAGGATTTGCAAAGACAGGCTTTCACGGCAACCTCATTTGGAGCGGCGCAGAGGCCGGCAGCTGAACGTCCGGCCGACGTTAGCAACTTCGGCAATCGGCCGGAATTGGCTTTCCGGATAACCGGTGAAACTTTCAGCCCGGTGCAAATTCGGTTATGACCCGGTGTCATCGAAACAACGGAATGTCCATGCGCGGTTATTTTGCGGTCGGGGCCGAAGGCCTCTCGAAACGAATGAATCTCGGCACGCTGATGCGGTCGGCCCATGCCTTTGGGGCCAATTTCTTCTTCACGGTGGATGCTGACCAGAAGATCCGCAAGGCACCGCCCTCCGACACGTCCAAGAGCCCGGGACATCTGCCCGTCTTTACCTGGGACAGTGTCGACACGATGGACCTGCCCAGGGGATGCCAGCTGGTCGGTATCGAACTGACGGACGAATCGATCGATCTGCCGAGTTTTGGCCATCCGCTGCAGGCGGCCTATGTGCTCGGACCGGAACGCGGCTCGCTATCGCCGGAAATGCTGGCGCGCTGCGACCATGTCGTGAAGATCCCGACCAAGTTCTGCATCAATGTCGCCATGGCCGGCGCCATCGTCATGTACGACCGCCACCGCGCACTCGGCCGCTACGCCGAACGTTCGATCACCGCCGGCGGGCCGAAGATCGAGCGGCCGAAACATGTCAGCGGCGGCCCGGTCATGCGCACGGGCCGAAAGGTTCCCGGCACCTGACGCCTTGCTGGCTGCCACCAATTACAACTTGCAATCTCCTGTCACGACCGGTTTTCTTCAAGGCGCTGTGGGAGGCACCAGATGACAGGACCGTTCAAGACCCTTTTCGGAATGCTTTTGCTGGCCATGGCGCTCATCGGACCGGCAAAGGCCGCCAGCAAGGTAGCGCTGGTGATCGGCAATGGGGCCTACCAATCGATGCCGTCGCTGCGCAATCCGGCCAATGACGCCAACCTGATCGCGGGAAAGCTCACCGGCCTGGGTTTTGATGTGGTTCGCATCGTCGATGGGGACCGGGCCGATTTCTGGGACGGGCTGAAAACCTTCGGACGCAGGGCCCAGAATGCGGATGTCGCGCTGGTTTTTTATGCCGGTCACGGCGTTCAGGTGAACGGTCAGAACTGGTTGTTGCCCGTCGATGCGGAAATCGAGGCCTCCACCGACCTGCCTGCCCAGGCACTCAAGGCAAACGATCTCCTGGAAATCATGGAAGCGTCCGGTGCCCGGTTGAAGCTGGTGTTCTTCGATGCCTGCCGCAACAACCCGCTGCCGAGATCCCTGTCCAGAGGCGCGGCCAACGGCCTCGCGCGCCTGGAGGCCAATGCCGCCGGCATGATGATCGCCTTTGCAACCTCGCCCGGTGATGTCGCCCTGGATGGCAGCGGACAGAACAGCCCCTTCACCGAGGCCCTGGCCCGCTACATCGACACGCCGGACCTGGAGGTTCGACACCTGATGGGCCGCGTGCGCGAAAGCGTCTACACGACCACGGGCGAGCGCCAGCTGCCCTGGCTGAACGAAGCGCTGATCGGCGAATTCTATTTTGGCGGCAAGATCGGCAACGCCCCCCGGCCGACGACGCAGGCGCCGCCCGCCGTCCCGGCGCCTCAGGCGGAAATCTCCGTTTCCCGGACCGAGCCTCGACATCAGGCGATACCGTCCTATCGCGAGGACCTGTGCCGATCGACTTACCGAACCGGCAGCAACCTTATGTTCTGCGCCAGTTCCATGCTCGACCCGCAATATGGCAACCGTTACGGAACAGCCAACCTTTACGACGGCAACCCTTCCACGGCCTGGGTGGAAGGTGTTGCCGGCAACGGTGCGGGCCAGAAGGTGCTGATTGCCTTCGATCGGCCAAGACTTCTGTCCGGCTTCGAGATCGTCAACGGCTATGCCAAGAACCGGGACATCTACC
This genomic interval from Labrenzia sp. VG12 contains the following:
- a CDS encoding RNA methyltransferase — protein: MRGYFAVGAEGLSKRMNLGTLMRSAHAFGANFFFTVDADQKIRKAPPSDTSKSPGHLPVFTWDSVDTMDLPRGCQLVGIELTDESIDLPSFGHPLQAAYVLGPERGSLSPEMLARCDHVVKIPTKFCINVAMAGAIVMYDRHRALGRYAERSITAGGPKIERPKHVSGGPVMRTGRKVPGT
- a CDS encoding caspase family protein, coding for MTGPFKTLFGMLLLAMALIGPAKAASKVALVIGNGAYQSMPSLRNPANDANLIAGKLTGLGFDVVRIVDGDRADFWDGLKTFGRRAQNADVALVFYAGHGVQVNGQNWLLPVDAEIEASTDLPAQALKANDLLEIMEASGARLKLVFFDACRNNPLPRSLSRGAANGLARLEANAAGMMIAFATSPGDVALDGSGQNSPFTEALARYIDTPDLEVRHLMGRVRESVYTTTGERQLPWLNEALIGEFYFGGKIGNAPRPTTQAPPAVPAPQAEISVSRTEPRHQAIPSYREDLCRSTYRTGSNLMFCASSMLDPQYGNRYGTANLYDGNPSTAWVEGVAGNGAGQKVLIAFDRPRLLSGFEIVNGYAKNRDIYRKNARVQTARLKLSDGSSQILSLPDAMNANRFSFGTPVEATWLELEIGSVFPGSKYTDTALSEFVPVFAD